One Mus pahari chromosome 10, PAHARI_EIJ_v1.1, whole genome shotgun sequence genomic window, ATGAACTCTAAtatgtaaaacagaaaaaatcTTGACAACAGCTTCTTGCTtgtaaaaaatatgtattatacaGCTCTATTTTCAAAGTCTCCTGAAAAATGACTGGCCTATCTCCACTGCATGTGGGGCTTTGCCACCATCTGTATGGACTGAGGCCCACAGGCAGAGGTGATGCAAACAGGCATGGCAGACTCTGAGTGTTTCTCTGCAAAGATAGAGCCACAGTGACAAGGAGGCTCCAACTGCGGAGGCCACTCTCCAAAATGCTGCCTTCCTGGGGCTCGCTCTGAGAGACAGATTGGCCCCATCATTCCTGCTGTTCTTCCTCTCTACTCTTTTGgcttctaagatttttttttttttttaaagaaaagtagttttttttccttactttctttttttcttttctgtctttctgtctgtttgtctttctctttcttttctttctttctttctttctttctttctttctttctttctttctttctttctttctttctttctttctttctttcttttctttctttcagacagcatctcatgtagaccaggctggcctcaaacttgtagcaaccttcctgcctttgcctcctgcgtgctaggattacaggtgtgtgccaccactctgcgatagaaactgtgtgtgtgtgtgtgtgtgtgtgaatgtatgtgtgtctataggGGAAGGGGCCAGGAGGATGAgatatggtctcatgtagcccaggctagccttgaactcctgaccctcctgtgtGTCCACCTCCCATATGCCatgattacaggcttgtgccactcTGTTGAACTAAACACAACATTCTTTATGTTCACTTTCAGTGTACAGTTTTCTGGTGACAATGAGGTACTACATAGCTAGTGCTGGATGCTGCACAGGTGAAGGGAGAGAGCAATCTTAAGACAGAAAATGAATCTGccacatgaaataaacaaaggaaGTAGGTTTCTGTTTTGCCACCTTTTCCTGTTCAAGCACCACCGAACCGGAGACAGGGAGACGGAAGTGCTTCATCACCAAAGAGAGGGGTCACCTGACCTCTAAAAAGTTGAAGACTCAGGCCATTCCCCCTTAAAGATGCCAAGGTAACCCGGGGAAGTCCACCCCTAAACATGCTTATCAACCTGGAcaataaggcaagagaaaagAATTCATCCATGAGCTCATAGGCAAGGCAGAGACAAACACAAGAGAACTTAGTTCAGAAAGGACACCGTCTTTGCCATCCTAATAGAAACTGCTAGGCTCAATGAGCACCCCCAGTCCCAGGATGGGAACATCAATTGTCAGGAGCATAATGTTTTGTGGCCCTTCCCCCAGGTGCATTGTTTTTCTCAATTAACACTTGTTTAATTCTGAAAAAGAAGGTAATTAAAGCCATTTCATGTAGGAGTAAAGATAAAGATTGGAAAAGACTCAAGGTTCTCAGAGCCACAGCTGTCTCAGACACGAAAACCAGAAGTACTCAGTAAGTGGAGGTGGAAAACCTATCTTCCCCCAGATGGGACTCCACAAAGCATAGCTTTCGACTGTACCACCTCTCTTCATCTCACTGTCTCCACCATATTCTAGACAGGGATTGTATCCTTCATAGCATTCTTCATTGACAAATGAAGTCCAACATCCCATGATTATTCTGCAAGTAATTTTGCACAGACATCTCACCCCAGTGCCTGTCTGGAGCTCACCTAACATCACCAAATCACTTGGTGGTGAACCAACTGCCTTAACCTTTGTGGGGAGGGGATAGCTAGATTAGGAAACCAGAGGAATGGGAAGGGTGAGCACTTTGCAAGCCTGGCCGGTCAGTGCTTAGAAGAGGCCAAACCAGTGGCAACAAGGGATGGTGGCTTggcccagggggaaaaaaaaatctgtgaatggTGCTTTTCTATCTAGAAAGCAGAGTAGACAGAAGATGGtgggagatatggaacctgattttgttgttcttggaCTGTGGATTTTACTGACATAAAACAGAATATCCTGTATACCTGATATCAATGTATAAATAATGAGCATTAACACAGTAAAATGTTCAATGAAGAATCAAACTATCAGAGTTACATTTGTTCCCCTCAGTCAGTATCATTTTGTCTATTGGAGTAGAGTGGCTAAACTAACACCAAGGTTTGGAGGCCCCTGCAAGGCCAGCATCTGGATGCACAGCAGCTGAGCACCAGACTTCACATCTGCATACACGAGCCTTATAAAAATGGACTAGAGGCTGGGACAAATCAAAGCAGGATGGCCTTAGAGCAACAGCAGCTTCCTAGATGGGTTAGACAACAGCCCTATGCAGGGGTCATGATTTCAAGGCCAAATTAAACATCATATATTCCTACAGCCTGCATCCCCCAAAAAACTGCAAGATGAGGGGGGAAAAGGGGTGTTTCTGCATTATATACATACTTTCATTCCGAACATTTGAATACAGACTTTCTATACACACATTacctatataataaaaatgtacacGGCATGAGTATATGTCACTGTATAAATATAGAGAGTTTTAGAAATCTTGAACCCGCGCTTCCTGTTCACATccgtttctcctcttcttcctccccagtcGGGTCCATCATTTAAGAGTTGGGCAAAAGGGACAAGTGTCATTTGTGTTGGTCTGGGCCCAGAATTTGATAcactggaaagaaagagacacacatatacctcAGACTTAGCTGGGAAAACAAAGTAAGGTTAGCAGAGAGTGCCATTAAAGATCACAAGATCTAACTTTCAAAAATTCTCAGAGATCAGATGAACTAGCAGGGCCATTTCAGTGGTctttctgtgtgttgtgtgctgtATGCACTTGTTAGTATGAAAACATGCtagtgcatgtgcatatgtgcatggaaGCCTGAGGTTAACATAggtgtctttttttctactgttaaaaaaatatgtactcaatgtatgagtgtgtggccTCAGAGTCTTTTCTTATCAACAATATAAATGCTGGGCTAAAGATGTAGTTCCcagtccttgcctagcatgcagacaGCCATGGGTTGGATCCACAATAGCACAGAAACCAGGTGTGacaacacacacctgtaatctcagcactcaggaggtgggggcaagaggatcacaagttcaaggttaaagaaaaaagttcaaggtcattcttaccTACATAAGGAGTTGGAAGAATTTAGATGTTAACCCAGTTTCtacttggaaaaacaaaatgaacgaAATAAAATAGTTAAGAAGGAGTCACCTGCTGCTGCAGGGGTTAACCTGTGAGTCTGTCAGTAAAGGTGGCACGCCATCAAACTATTCTGGTACTGCAGTGACTAATCCCCTATTCAGGCCCTATCACTCCTCTCAGCTCAAGCAAAGCATATCCAAGAAAATATGTTATCAGTGTTTAAGGAGAAGTTGCTTATGAGTCACCTGCAGAGAATGGAGTAAAAATCTATGAGTTTCTAGCTGCAGATTCTTCTAGCTATGAGCTTCTAGCTTCGCCTCTGATGATGGCGAGGTCAGAGATGACTGGAAACTTTATGACTACATACTAATGATGAGGATCAACTTagtaaaataatcaagaaaaattaCCTCAGCTGTCAGAGTAGAAGCCAAAATGTCATACAATACCCACCTCCTTGTGTAGCGCGTGGGTGCAGGCCATGGGGTGCAGCTCACTGGGCTGGACAAGTTTCTGACACATCAGACACAGCTTACAAGTGGGTGGAGCCTGTGGAACAAGAATGCTGGTCACAACTAGCCAACCTCTGGGTCACCTTGCCTGCTATGCTCATGACTCCATCTGTTTGTTTCatgaagcaaaaactattcttCAGCAAAAGAAACACAAGTCCTAACCTACTTTCTGCCTAAAGTCCTTGCAGCGGGTTCCCTGTAGGGCTGCAAACAACCCTGCTGTGGAGACGATGGTGTCCTCTAGCATCCTTACCTGTAGCCCATTCCCTCCTCACCCTGTGCTTCTCCGCATCCCAGTGTTAAAAGAAAAGAGTCTTACATGTGAAGACCTTCCAGGGTATGAAACTTGGGCAGAAGGCAAGAACATTGGGGGACTGATTTGGGCCAGAGGAGCAGGGTGCAAAGCCCAGGTCCGACCAAGTGGCTGTGGGTAGAAATAATTTCAGAGTGAGGGAAGAGAGTCTGAGCAATAGCATGTATCAAAAAAGAAACTGGGCCAGCAGGATGACTCGGAGGGCAAAGGTGCTCGCTTGCACataagcttgatgacctgagctcaattcctggaactcacatggtagaagaaaatgggactcccacaagttgtctttcGACTtccacacaacacaacacaacacaacacacacacacacaaatttgattaaaaaagaaagaaagaaatgcacttttaatgattaaaaaagcAGAGCAGATACTCCTTGCTCTGATCTCCTCACATCCAGATATTCCGGTTGGCTTCCTCCTCAACCTCTCGGCAGGCCTAAGTTTTCTCCCGGAGGCTCCTCTTACCTGAGTGCTTGATGCCACCCGTTCATGCTCTGCCAGTCGTGCGGCTACCAGTTGGATTAGTTCCTCCATGGTCAGGCCCGCCATGGTGGTACGTGCCGTCTTGATTTGCTGAAGAATGTTGGTCATCTGGGCCCTGAGAAAAAACAATGTTGAgggaaataaaatcagttttcatGGGAACATCCACACAACCTCCTTATTTCAAACCATAAGCATTTCTCTGACAGATAGCTGAACCGATCCTTAATGACACTTACTTATTGCACTGTGGGAACCGAGTCAGCAGCTTCTCCAGGATCTTCTCCAGTTTGTCTACTGGTTGGGGCCGGGGAGTTTCAGTAGAAGCCTTAACACCACCCAAGCCTGGGGGAGGCGGGATGGAGGCAGCAGGAGGCATGTGTGGACCATGAGGGCTGACCAGGGAACCCAAGCCAGGGCTATTTCTCCCATGGGAGCCAGGAAGAGGTGGGGAAGGTTGGCTGGACTGGGAAAGGGCAGGGTTCAAGATCGGAAAAGACAAAGAGCGAGGATCCGCACTGGGCATAACCATAGGCATAGTGACCTGCCCGATAGAGAAGGGCATCCGAGGGGTCAGAGAGGGACTGGGTTGAAATACTTGAAGCATGAAATCTGCCTGCAAACGGGAAGAGGTAGACGAcaaaagagatggggagaaaagatTAGGAACTGGAGCAAAGGACAAGGAGATGGTTTAGTTGGTAAAGTACCTGCCTTGCAAGCGTAAGGACTTGAGTTCACAtcccaacatccacataaaagcctgtagtggggcatatatCTGTAACACTAATGCTGTaggggcagagacaagcagatccccaTAGTGGCTAGCCAGTTTAGCTAATCCCTGAGTtctaggttcagcaagagaccctgtctcaaaaataaggtagacagGCTAGGTGTGGTAAATGCATATCATTAGTTTCAGCAGGCAGATGCagctctgtgaatctgaggccagcctggtctacataatgaattacTCATACtgagtaagaccttgtctcaaacaaacaaacaaacaaacaaaccctaaaagTTAGAAAGTAACCCAACAGTGACTTCTGGCCAAAGTATAtgggaacatacacacacacacacacacacacacacacacacacacacacacacaccaaatgtgcacatatatacaagcatgcattcacacatacattatGTAAATATAGACATACAAAAAATTTTTAggagttgggtggtggtggtagtggtgcatgcctttaatcccagcaattcagggggcagaggcaggcagatctatgtaagttcgagaccagccaggtctacatagttccaggacagccaaaactacacatcaaatcaaaacaatgtttttttttaagagagaaaactgCAGAAATCAATGAGCAACTCTTGCACTCTGGCACTAAGGATGGTCCCAATGTCTTTGTTAAAAGAACAAGcagaccaggcagtggtggcgcacacctttagtcccagcactcgggaggcagaggcaggcggatttctgagttcgaggccagcctgggctacacagagagatcctgtttcggaaaaaaaaaaaaaaaaagagcaagagacaACTGTGATTCTGCTAACACCACACACAGGAGGGAGTGACTCCTCTTACCTCTGAGGGTGGTGGAGGCAAAGTTGGGGTAGGGATCTGAGGAAGGCTGCTCAGCTTGGCTCCATTCCTCACTAGCTGGATATGACTATTAAACTGGTCctggaacaaaaggaagagaaaggattgTCTTCCACTGCTAGGCTGAGTGGACCTTGGAACCCACAGGAGAGTGGAGCAGCTTTGTGCAGCAGTGCAAAGGCTGCCTAACAACCTACTGTCAGGAGAGGTTAAGTACAAATGGGGCTGACTGAATCATCATTGCTAACTATACCTACCCGAACATTCTTTTTCATTATCCGAACTCCATTCAGTCTTGTCTCCCACTCTTGTTTGGAACGAACTGTCTCTAGTGTTGGAGGAGTTGACCTTTCAAAACACAAAGAATTCATagaattcataaaacaaaacaataacaatcaaacaatcctttgtttgtttgtttgtttttcaaaacagggtctctctatatatatatagccttaactgtcctggaacttgctttgtagaccaggctacccttgaactcatagagatatgcctacctctctgcctcccaaatgctgggattaaagctgttcACTGTCACTACCACTTGACTGAcaatcaattctttttttcttttttttttttttttctttttcggtttttcgagacagggtttctctgtatagtcctggctgtcttggaactcactttgtagaccaggctggccttgaactcagaaatctgcctgcctgcctctgcctcccgagtgctgggattaaaggcgtgtaccaccatgcccagcgacaATCAATTCTTGATATATGGAAAATACAGGCTTAGAAACAGTTTGGGCCAAAAAGCATTGCCCCTATACTTGGTCTTTCATGGTAACTAAAAGATGATAGCTCAGCacttctgccttcattttgtgtgtttcctctttgtgtCCCAGTGTGCATGCCTCTGCACTGGCATGTCACTTAGCTCTCCTATGCTACCTATCAGCAAGTATCTAATCTATAGTACTCTCTTCCTTTTGATGATGATGGCACAGAGACAACTGTCCTGAAGTCACAGTcaccagggttccaggaagaataAAACTTCCAATATAAGACTGTCTCCtcctggggggagggtataggggactttcaggatagcatttgaaatgtaaatgaagaaaatatctaataaaaaattgaaaaaagggctggtgagatggctcagtgggtaagagcacccgactgctcttctaaaggtccggagttcaaatcccagcaaccacatggtggctcataaccatccgtaacaagatctgactccctcttctggagtgtctgaagtgtacttacatataataaataaataaataaatctttaaaaaaaaaaaattttgaaaaaaaaaaaaaacctgtcccCTCCTGATGAGGGCAATTATCCACGACGGTTAGCCTGTACCCTAGAGTAGAAGGGGTCATCTTGTAGGAACCAGACTAACCCCCTCATGTGACGGCAGCTATGGGACTTCTTCAGATCACCCTGCAGAACAAGTACAAGACAAATATCAATGAGAGCACATCTTGAGCCACACTGGTTAATTATTTACACCTCTTGTCCCTTGCCTCAATATCTCCTCTATTTAAACCTGAAGTTCAGTGCCATGTGGTGATGTAAACCTATAAACCAAACATTCTGAAGTACAGGGAGAAGAATCACGTGTTCCAGGCAGCCTGACTATACAACATCCTATCTCAAGCAAAGCTCTAGGATTGGAGAGATGATGTCTTAGCAGTTAATAttgcttgctgctcctgcagaagaataaagtttggttcctagcattcaCATTGAGCACtacacaactgcctataactccaactgTAGACATCTGACACCCCTGGcgtctgtctgtgtgtacctgtacacatgtgcatacactcaaacatacatacataaataagaataaaaagtcCTTATATAAACAGATGAACCTAAAACTCATGTTGGTACTCCAAAAGTAATTTTGGCATTTCTGGGTCCCTTTATTATCCTTCCCAATGTAGCCATATTGATTACATCTTCTCTGCTTTTCCCCCATCA contains:
- the Rnf214 gene encoding RING finger protein 214 isoform X3, whose translation is MAASEVAGLGAGAPSPSEPASCESLPDGLSPKDSAQKQKNLSPPSTDFKTADTEVNTDQDIEKNLDKMMTERTLLKERYQEVLDKQRQVESQLQVQLKQLQQRREEEMKNHQEILKAIQDVTIKREETKKKIEKEKKEFLQKEQDLKAEIEKLCEKGRREVWEMELDRLKNQDGEINRNIMEETERAWKAEILSLESRKELLVLKLEEAEKEAELHLTYLKSTPPTLETVRSKQEWETRLNGVRIMKKNVRDQFNSHIQLVRNGAKLSSLPQIPTPTLPPPPSEADFMLQVFQPSPSLTPRMPFSIGQVTMPMVMPSADPRSLSFPILNPALSQSSQPSPPLPGSHGRNSPGLGSLVSPHGPHMPPAASIPPPPGLGGVKASTETPRPQPVDKLEKILEKLLTRFPQCNKAQMTNILQQIKTARTTMAGLTMEELIQLVAARLAEHERVASSTQAPPTCKLCLMCQKLVQPSELHPMACTHALHKECIKFWAQTNTNDTCPFCPTLK
- the Rnf214 gene encoding RING finger protein 214 isoform X5, which translates into the protein MAASEVAGLGAGAPSPSEPASCESLPDGLSPKDSAQKQKNLSPPSTDFKTADTEVNTDQDIEKNLDKMMTERTLLKERYQEVLDKQRQVESQLQVQLKQLQQRREEEMKNHQEILKAIQDVTIKREETKKKIEKEKKEFLQKEQDLKAEIEKLCEKGRREVWEMELDRLKNQDGEINRNIMEETERAWKAEILSLESRKELLVLKLEEAEKEAELHLTYLKSTPPTLETVRSKQEWETRLNGVRIMKKNVRDQFNSHIQLVRNGAKLSSLPQIPTPTLPPPPSEADFMLQVFQPSPSLTPRMPFSIGQVTMPMVMPSADPRSLSFPILNPALSQSSQPSPPLPGSHGRNSPGLGSLVSPHGPHMPPAASIPPPPGLGGVKASTETPRPQPVDKLEKILEKLLTRFPQCNKAQMTNILQQIKTARTTMAGLTMEELIQLVAARLAEHERVASSTQPLGRTWALHPAPLAQISPPMFLPSAQVSYPGRSSHAPPTCKLCLMCQKLVQPSELHPMACTHALHKECIKFWAQTNTNDTCPFCPTLK